From the genome of Salvelinus alpinus chromosome 19, SLU_Salpinus.1, whole genome shotgun sequence, one region includes:
- the LOC139545462 gene encoding transmembrane protein 230-like, which translates to MTARNSVTHGIPNTNVRYSKLASDDDGYIDLQFKKSPPKVPYKAIALATGLFLIGSLLITIGALLLAGYFEVTHADRTMPVLIIGILVFLPGFYHLRIAYYASKGYRGYSYDDIPDFDD; encoded by the exons ATGACAGCTCGCAACAGTGTAACACATGGAATACCCAACACTAATGTCAGGTACTCCAAATTAGCCAGTGATGATGACGGCTACATTGACCTGCAG TTCAAAAAGAGCCCACCCAAGGTCCCATACAAAGCCATTGCACTGGCCACTGGCCTCTTCTTGATTGGCTCTCTGTTAATCACCATTGGAGCCCTCCTATTGGCAGGATACTTTGAAGTCACA CATGCTGACCGGACTATGCCTGTTCTCATCATTGGAATCCTGGTTTTCCTTCCTGGATTCTATCACCTGCGGATAGCTTACTATGCATCAAAGGGCTACCGTGGTTACTCCTATGATGATATACCAGATTTTGATGACTGA